In one Candidatus Latescibacter sp. genomic region, the following are encoded:
- the eno gene encoding phosphopyruvate hydratase: MTGIINIEGREILDSRGNPTVEVEVVLESGAIGRACVPSGASTGENEAVELRDGDLSRYGGKGVLKAVENVNTIIAPEVELMDATDQVGIDQMMIKLDGTPNKSFLGANAILGVSMAVARAAAEAVGLPLYQYFGGVNAKLLPVPMMNIINGGKHADNNVDLQEFMIMPLGAVSFREALRMGAETFHALKSVLKDKGLSTAVGDEGGFAPNLKSNEEALQVIMTAIAKAGYKPGDDICIALDPAASSFFNKEKGKYVLVGEGNRELTSVELVEFYVNLVNKYPIISIEDSHDENDWEGFRLMVQKLGNRIQIVGDDLFVTNTLFLKKGVELKAANSILIKVNQIGTITETFDTIEMAMKAGFTAVVSHRSGETEDSTIADIVVGKNTGQIKSGSASRSDRIAKYNQLLRIEEDLGNAAVFAGKEAFYSIK, from the coding sequence ATGACCGGTATTATCAATATCGAAGGCCGAGAAATACTTGATTCGAGAGGCAATCCCACCGTTGAAGTGGAAGTGGTGCTGGAGTCGGGAGCTATCGGAAGGGCGTGTGTGCCCTCAGGCGCCTCCACCGGTGAAAACGAAGCAGTGGAGCTGCGGGACGGCGACCTGTCCCGCTATGGCGGCAAAGGCGTGCTTAAAGCAGTGGAGAATGTCAATACCATTATAGCGCCGGAGGTTGAGCTTATGGACGCCACCGACCAGGTGGGCATCGACCAGATGATGATCAAGCTCGACGGCACCCCGAACAAATCATTTCTCGGCGCCAACGCGATTCTCGGTGTATCGATGGCTGTGGCCCGCGCCGCGGCGGAAGCGGTAGGTCTCCCGCTATACCAGTACTTTGGCGGAGTCAACGCCAAGCTTCTTCCGGTCCCTATGATGAATATCATCAACGGCGGAAAACACGCCGATAACAATGTCGATCTCCAGGAGTTCATGATCATGCCGCTCGGGGCGGTCAGCTTCCGTGAGGCGCTCCGTATGGGCGCGGAAACCTTCCACGCTCTGAAATCCGTGCTCAAAGATAAAGGCTTGAGCACTGCGGTCGGCGACGAGGGGGGATTTGCCCCGAACCTTAAATCCAACGAGGAAGCTCTTCAGGTCATCATGACTGCAATCGCGAAGGCCGGTTATAAACCCGGCGATGATATCTGCATCGCCCTGGACCCTGCGGCCAGTTCCTTCTTCAATAAGGAGAAGGGCAAATATGTGCTCGTCGGCGAGGGAAACCGTGAGCTGACAAGCGTGGAACTGGTGGAATTTTATGTAAACCTGGTGAATAAGTACCCGATCATATCCATAGAGGATTCCCATGATGAGAACGACTGGGAAGGATTCCGGCTTATGGTGCAGAAGCTCGGAAACCGCATCCAGATTGTCGGCGACGATCTCTTTGTGACCAATACACTGTTCCTCAAGAAGGGCGTCGAACTGAAAGCCGCCAACTCCATTCTCATCAAGGTCAACCAGATCGGGACCATCACCGAGACATTCGATACTATCGAGATGGCCATGAAAGCCGGGTTTACCGCGGTTGTATCGCATCGTTCCGGCGAAACCGAGGATTCGACCATCGCCGACATTGTTGTCGGGAAGAACACCGGGCAGATCAAGAGCGGCTCCGCCAGCCGCTCCGACCGTATCGCCAAGTACAACCAGCTCCTCCGTATCGAGGAAGACCTCGGCAATGCCGCGGTTTTCGCCGGGAAAGAGGCTTTTTATTCGATAAAGTAA
- a CDS encoding DUF4258 domain-containing protein — MEYTFPDDPLHFIQRCVKLRKVLWTYHVNVRLKDRFIPRQAIVESHEHYEIIEKYPEDKYLPSYLVYSEFGGDVFHLLFAVDVKGDNVRIITAYRPSHDEWEDDLKIRRYTL, encoded by the coding sequence ATGGAATATACATTTCCAGATGATCCTTTACATTTCATCCAACGATGTGTGAAGCTTAGAAAGGTTTTATGGACCTATCATGTAAATGTACGCTTGAAAGACCGGTTCATTCCTCGACAGGCTATTGTTGAGTCTCATGAACATTATGAAATCATAGAAAAATATCCAGAAGATAAGTATCTTCCAAGTTATCTTGTATATTCTGAGTTTGGCGGCGATGTTTTTCATTTACTTTTCGCAGTAGACGTAAAAGGTGACAATGTACGGATCATTACCGCCTATCGTCCGAGCCATGACGAGTGGGAAGATGATCTTAAGATAAGGAGATACACCTTATGA
- a CDS encoding type II toxin-antitoxin system MqsA family antitoxin, with amino-acid sequence MKCHVCGSGLKPLITDLPFKVSETTIVILKDLPVLQCDNCGEYLLDDSVMSRVEEILQNVDAAAELEIISFAA; translated from the coding sequence ATGAAATGCCATGTATGTGGATCCGGATTGAAGCCATTGATCACAGATCTTCCATTCAAAGTAAGTGAGACAACCATCGTGATTCTGAAAGACTTGCCGGTATTGCAGTGCGATAACTGCGGTGAATACTTGCTTGATGATTCCGTGATGAGCCGCGTGGAAGAGATTCTCCAAAATGTTGATGCCGCCGCGGAGCTGGAGATTATCAGCTTTGCGGCTTAA